CACCCTTACCAACCTTATACTCACCAAAGGCCTGATCAAAGTTTGTAGTTGCTTCCCTTACAAGCTCTTTATACATCTTTATATTTTCCATAGTTAGTTCATAATCTTTAAATGCCTTTATTATATCAAGTTTTACATTCCTCTTTGTTTCGTCAAGCCTGTGTTTGGCTGCAGCTACATCACTCAATGCACCCATCATATTGTAGTGCCTTCCTACACCGTCAAACAGTGGAAAGGTAAAATTCACCATGAATGAGTCACTCCTGCCTTCAGGAAAGAACCGCTTATCCTGCCTTGACTGTTGGAGTTCTGTATCAATTCTGGGAAACCAGTTGCTCTTTCTTTCCCT
The genomic region above belongs to Pseudomonadota bacterium and contains:
- a CDS encoding TolC family protein, whose amino-acid sequence is RERKSNWFPRIDTELQQSRQDKRFFPEGRSDSFMVNFTFPLFDGVGRHYNMMGALSDVAAAKHRLDETKRNVKLDIIKAFKDYELTMENIKMYKELVREATTNFDQAFGEYKVGKGDILTLLQSERDLATAKENYISSIYKANTALAYLEKVAYIGKE